From a single Cytophagales bacterium WSM2-2 genomic region:
- a CDS encoding glycosyl transferase, which produces MNISTHKKSLTLSIVSPVYEAVAIVPHLVMKIKEAMQPIGIKFEIVLVDDGSQDNSWGAIASACASHAEVRGVKLSRNFGQHYAITAGLEKAKGDVVVLMDCDLQDDPEYISALLDKYYEGNEIVFTKRMKRKHTAIKSLASKLFNLCFTFLSDGRYDIDSGSLTLFSSRVKNEFLKLKEKDRLYIQILKWLGFRSTTIEVDHRRRFSGETSYSFVKLFSLAVQGWTSHSTKLLRMSIYSGAFLAIVALIAAIYIIIMKFINNYQAGWASIIVVILFSTGIIQFSLGILGIYIGKTFEQSKNRPLYIIEEIVNE; this is translated from the coding sequence ATGAATATCTCAACTCACAAGAAGTCGTTGACTCTGTCTATCGTAAGCCCTGTGTACGAGGCTGTTGCAATTGTGCCACATTTAGTAATGAAAATTAAGGAGGCCATGCAACCAATTGGTATCAAATTTGAAATCGTGCTTGTGGACGACGGTAGTCAGGACAACAGTTGGGGAGCTATTGCCTCTGCATGTGCTAGTCACGCTGAAGTCCGAGGAGTTAAACTTAGTCGTAATTTTGGTCAGCACTACGCCATTACGGCAGGCCTTGAAAAAGCAAAAGGTGATGTAGTCGTACTCATGGACTGTGATTTGCAGGATGACCCTGAATATATCTCGGCTTTGCTCGACAAATACTATGAAGGGAATGAAATAGTATTTACGAAGCGGATGAAACGCAAGCATACCGCCATTAAATCTTTGGCATCAAAGCTTTTCAATTTGTGCTTTACTTTTTTGTCAGACGGAAGATATGACATTGACTCTGGAAGCCTGACGTTGTTCTCTAGCCGCGTGAAAAATGAATTCCTAAAGTTGAAGGAGAAAGACAGGCTGTATATTCAAATATTGAAGTGGCTTGGATTCCGTTCTACAACGATCGAGGTAGACCATCGAAGACGTTTTTCTGGCGAGACCAGTTATAGTTTCGTCAAACTGTTCTCACTTGCGGTTCAGGGGTGGACTTCACATTCCACAAAATTACTTCGAATGTCGATTTATTCGGGCGCTTTTTTGGCAATTGTAGCCCTAATTGCCGCTATATACATTATAATCATGAAATTTATAAACAACTATCAGGCAGGCTGGGCTAGCATTATAGTTGTTATACTATTTTCTACTGGAATAATTCAGTTCAGCTTGGGTATCCTTGGAATTTATATTGGCAAAACTTTCGAGCAGTCAAAGAACAGACCATTGTATATTATTGAAGAAATTGTTAATGAATGA
- a CDS encoding putative methyltransferase — MTNKLIDDVATYYSSKLLEFGATAKGVDWNSEQSQQLRFSQLCKIIDPLLMNFSILDYGCGYGAMLSYLRTKLDPQIGMKYIGFDVSIEMIKQSTQIFGGDEKIVWASKEQELTACDYVVASGIFNVKMDYEHKIWLEYVLNTLAKLDSLGRKGFSFNVLTSYSDKELMKDNLYYADPGFLFAFCKSNFSRDVALLHDYGLYEFSILVRK, encoded by the coding sequence ATGACTAATAAATTAATAGATGATGTGGCCACTTACTATAGTTCTAAACTTTTAGAGTTTGGTGCCACAGCCAAGGGTGTTGATTGGAACTCTGAGCAGTCTCAACAATTGCGTTTTTCGCAGTTGTGTAAGATCATTGATCCTTTGTTGATGAATTTTTCAATATTAGACTACGGCTGTGGCTATGGAGCTATGTTGAGTTACCTCCGCACTAAGCTTGACCCTCAAATTGGCATGAAGTACATTGGGTTTGATGTATCAATTGAAATGATCAAGCAGTCAACACAGATTTTTGGAGGTGATGAAAAAATAGTATGGGCTTCTAAAGAGCAAGAGCTTACAGCGTGTGATTACGTAGTTGCCTCGGGAATATTTAATGTAAAGATGGATTATGAACATAAAATCTGGCTGGAATATGTTTTGAACACATTAGCTAAATTAGATAGTTTGGGCAGAAAAGGATTCTCGTTTAATGTCCTTACCTCATATTCAGATAAAGAATTGATGAAAGACAATTTATACTATGCGGACCCGGGCTTCCTTTTTGCGTTTTGCAAGAGCAACTTTTCCCGAGATGTAGCTCTATTACATGATTATGGATTGTACGAATTTTCAATCTTAGTGCGAAAATAA